One Nonomuraea angiospora DNA segment encodes these proteins:
- a CDS encoding NAD(P)-dependent oxidoreductase — protein MARLLQAFDLTVLVSDPYATKADAEDLGTTPVPLPDLLRRSDIVTLHAPSLPGTRGLLDADRLALLPDHATVINTAGGSLIDTDALTAECVSGRLSAILDVTDPEPLPIGSPLFGLPNVQLTPHIPARVSP, from the coding sequence GTGGCACGCCTGCTGCAGGCCTTCGACCTCACCGTGCTCGTGAGCGACCCGTACGCCACAAAGGCGGACGCCGAGGACCTCGGCACGACCCCCGTGCCGCTGCCCGACCTGCTGCGCCGCAGCGACATCGTGACCCTGCACGCGCCGTCACTGCCTGGGACCCGCGGCCTGCTGGACGCCGACCGCCTGGCTCTGCTTCCCGACCACGCCACGGTCATCAATACCGCCGGGGGCAGCCTGATCGACACCGACGCGCTCACCGCCGAATGCGTGAGCGGGCGGCTCAGCGCGATCCTCGACGTCACCGACCCGGAACCACTGCCGATCGGCTCACCGCTGTTCGGGCTGCCCAACGTGCAGCTCACGCCGCACATCCCGGCGCGGGTCAGCCCTTGA
- a CDS encoding GNAT family N-acetyltransferase, protein MLTGTLVRLRAVEPTDFESLWRWSHDPEVVRWMSSGYPESFVQAQERLAAAPRNSYENCRFIIESLHDQRAVGFVRLRDAKPEVGNAELDIQLGEKDVWGRGYATEAIRLMCRYGFNEMRLHRITLDLAAENTAARRVYEKVGFVEEGRVRECFRRDGKWHDMILMGLLEGELRD, encoded by the coding sequence ATGCTGACTGGAACGCTTGTCCGCCTACGCGCCGTCGAACCCACGGATTTCGAGAGCCTATGGCGCTGGAGTCACGACCCCGAGGTGGTGCGCTGGATGAGCAGCGGCTATCCCGAGTCGTTCGTGCAGGCGCAGGAGCGGTTGGCAGCGGCGCCGCGCAACAGCTACGAGAACTGCCGGTTCATCATCGAGTCGCTCCACGATCAGCGTGCCGTCGGGTTCGTCCGGCTCAGGGACGCCAAGCCGGAGGTCGGGAATGCTGAGCTGGATATCCAGCTTGGCGAAAAGGATGTCTGGGGTCGTGGCTACGCCACTGAGGCGATACGCCTGATGTGCAGGTACGGCTTCAACGAAATGCGCCTGCACCGGATCACTCTGGACCTCGCGGCAGAGAACACCGCAGCGCGCCGCGTTTACGAGAAGGTGGGCTTCGTCGAGGAGGGCCGCGTCCGCGAGTGCTTCCGTCGTGATGGCAAGTGGCACGACATGATCCTTATGGGCCTCCTTGAAGGCGAACTCCGCGACTGA
- a CDS encoding transposase — translation MTCPHNEHGQLRVVRPGRQGPHPAHPWAGEDHHAADGRSLKFGEATASLMVGKWSAASWQNTLAAALKEWGRMRRAIHAARYMSDPVYRRKISRQLNKGESLHALLAELIERAVSSLSPWRGSGWGWGGVGLTSVG, via the coding sequence TTGACTTGTCCACATAACGAACATGGTCAACTTCGGGTTGTTCGACCTGGTCGGCAAGGCCCTCACCCCGCGCATCCGTGGGCCGGGGAAGATCACCATGCTGCGGATGGCCGGTCGCTCAAGTTCGGAGAGGCGACCGCGTCTTTGATGGTGGGGAAATGGTCGGCGGCTTCCTGGCAGAACACCCTGGCGGCGGCGTTGAAGGAGTGGGGGCGGATGCGGCGGGCCATCCACGCTGCCCGTTATATGTCCGATCCGGTCTACCGCCGCAAGATCTCCCGGCAGCTCAACAAAGGCGAGAGCCTGCACGCGCTGCTGGCCGAACTCATCGAGCGGGCGGTGTCGAGCCTGTCACCGTGGCGTGGCTCGGGCTGGGGCTGGGGCGGAGTGGGCCTGACGTCGGTGGGATGA
- a CDS encoding BTAD domain-containing putative transcriptional regulator encodes MVFIRVLGSFATEVNGATVHLGGPRQRGVLALLVAARGQVVPVDRMIEDLWRDEPPARALMSLQAYVSNLRRLLEPGRPPRTPARLLVSAAPGYALRLPPESVDAWRFEELLDQARTVTDPRAARSRLAEALALWQGPAFAEVADEPWAAAETARLNELRLIATELHVAAGLRIGDAATVVPEAERLTREEPLREEGWRLHALALWSSGRQADALATLRRARGIFAEELGLDPGPDLTALEEAILTQRTDVLRETVPPPPPTAPPTAPPTAPPTAPPTAPPTAPPTAPPTAPPPRPAPITETPFVGRQAELSTLVTAATEAATDGARIALVTGEAGLGKSTLLEHLGRRLEHDGWLVAVGHCPEVDSAPPAWAWTEALTAVAAATPPGEFANDLAPLLTDTQPVNADATAGRFRLRQAVWKWLAAVAAQRPVAVVLDDLHWADAATLELLGGGLGTRAPILVVAAYRADESGHLTETLASLARATPLRLALPGLNDEAVAELVRAECQTDQETIAGIAERTGGNPFYVRESARLLNGEGALVALSEVPEGVRDVLRRRLARLPEGGVSILRLAAVAGRESSVDVLVKAADTDEDGVMDALDAGVIAGLLNEPAPGRVRFVHALVRDTLITDLSRLRTARMHARIAAALEGTGDIAALAHHYARAGSPKAVGYCVQAAELAEARYAHDVAAALLTDAVTNSTGPDERVELLGRLLRAQIRAGAVGAARETRRQAVEYAESLGRDDLMIAAFTAWTEPTPWQARIYGTVDRPIVDRLSRLLKRDLTPSVRSRLLTAYVDELAGEDDPTVLQAAHEALDLARGPRLRAAALQSLARIHGDADLCRELVAIGTEHDLPVYRVTGLINHAAVAAAANDPVTMRQAATEALDLARTYRMPEAIAVAEITLATLALVEGRFADAELLYIKADEGMRRAGSVHATGILQLTLATIWLNDGTLGAHLDDVRALHTALGPMTSDLLALALHANGLDAEARQVRASPSPIRPDFFFTFLTTLRAMAIVALNDRDAAEEIYATLLPHRNSPPAGAASLAVALRPVAHTLGELALLLGRTEAAAHFTQAATIADQWNAPHWAAEARSRTTT; translated from the coding sequence ATGGTTTTCATCCGGGTACTGGGCTCGTTCGCGACCGAGGTGAACGGCGCGACCGTTCACCTCGGCGGGCCACGACAGCGGGGCGTGCTGGCGCTGCTGGTGGCGGCGCGTGGCCAGGTCGTACCGGTCGATCGGATGATCGAAGATCTGTGGCGCGACGAGCCGCCCGCGCGGGCGCTGATGTCCTTGCAGGCGTACGTGTCCAACCTGCGCCGGCTGCTGGAGCCCGGGCGCCCGCCGCGCACGCCGGCCCGCCTGCTGGTGAGCGCGGCGCCCGGCTATGCGCTGCGGCTGCCCCCGGAGTCGGTGGACGCGTGGCGGTTCGAAGAACTGCTCGACCAGGCCCGTACGGTCACCGACCCGCGCGCCGCCCGGTCACGGCTCGCCGAGGCGCTGGCGCTGTGGCAGGGACCGGCGTTCGCCGAGGTCGCCGACGAGCCATGGGCCGCCGCCGAGACGGCCCGGCTCAACGAGCTGCGCCTGATCGCCACCGAGCTGCACGTCGCGGCGGGCCTGCGAATCGGCGACGCTGCTACGGTGGTCCCCGAGGCCGAGCGGCTCACCCGCGAGGAGCCGCTGCGCGAAGAGGGCTGGCGGCTGCACGCCCTGGCACTGTGGAGCAGCGGCCGCCAAGCCGACGCGCTGGCGACGCTCCGCCGCGCCCGCGGCATCTTCGCCGAGGAACTCGGGCTCGACCCCGGCCCGGACCTGACGGCGTTGGAGGAGGCGATCCTCACCCAGCGCACGGACGTCCTGCGCGAAACCGTGCCCCCGCCACCGCCGACCGCACCGCCGACCGCACCGCCGACCGCACCGCCGACCGCACCGCCGACCGCACCGCCGACCGCACCGCCGACCGCACCGCCGACCGCACCGCCGCCGCGCCCGGCCCCGATCACCGAGACGCCGTTCGTCGGACGCCAGGCGGAACTGTCGACACTCGTCACGGCCGCCACCGAGGCCGCCACCGACGGCGCCCGCATCGCCCTCGTCACCGGCGAGGCCGGGCTCGGCAAATCGACCCTGCTGGAACACCTGGGCAGGCGGCTCGAACATGACGGATGGCTGGTCGCCGTCGGCCACTGCCCCGAAGTCGACAGCGCGCCACCCGCATGGGCCTGGACCGAGGCGCTCACAGCCGTCGCCGCGGCCACGCCCCCGGGCGAGTTCGCCAACGACCTCGCGCCGCTGCTCACCGACACCCAGCCGGTGAACGCCGACGCCACCGCGGGACGCTTCCGCCTGCGCCAGGCCGTGTGGAAATGGCTCGCGGCCGTCGCCGCGCAACGCCCGGTCGCCGTCGTGCTGGACGACCTGCACTGGGCGGACGCCGCCACGCTGGAACTGCTCGGCGGCGGCCTCGGCACGCGGGCCCCGATCCTGGTCGTCGCCGCGTACCGCGCGGACGAGAGCGGACACCTCACCGAAACGCTGGCCTCCCTCGCACGCGCCACACCCCTCCGCCTGGCGCTGCCCGGACTGAACGACGAGGCCGTCGCGGAGCTCGTACGAGCCGAATGCCAGACCGACCAGGAGACCATCGCAGGGATCGCCGAGCGCACCGGCGGCAACCCGTTCTATGTACGCGAAAGCGCCCGGCTGCTGAACGGCGAAGGCGCGCTGGTCGCCCTCTCCGAGGTCCCCGAAGGCGTACGGGACGTCCTGCGCCGCCGGCTCGCGCGCCTGCCCGAGGGAGGCGTGTCCATCCTCCGGCTGGCCGCGGTCGCAGGCCGGGAAAGCTCCGTGGACGTCCTCGTCAAAGCCGCCGACACCGACGAGGACGGCGTCATGGACGCGCTGGACGCGGGCGTCATCGCCGGTCTGCTGAACGAGCCCGCCCCCGGACGCGTCCGCTTCGTCCACGCCCTCGTCAGAGACACGCTCATCACCGACCTCAGCCGCCTGCGCACAGCACGCATGCACGCCCGGATCGCCGCCGCCCTCGAAGGCACCGGCGACATCGCGGCGCTGGCCCACCACTACGCGCGCGCCGGCTCACCCAAGGCCGTCGGCTACTGCGTCCAGGCCGCCGAACTCGCCGAGGCCCGCTACGCCCACGACGTGGCGGCCGCCCTCCTCACCGACGCCGTCACCAACTCGACCGGACCGGACGAACGCGTCGAACTGCTCGGCAGGCTGCTGCGCGCGCAGATCCGGGCGGGAGCCGTCGGAGCCGCCCGCGAGACACGCCGCCAAGCCGTGGAGTACGCAGAGTCCCTGGGCCGCGACGACCTGATGATCGCCGCGTTCACCGCGTGGACGGAGCCGACCCCCTGGCAGGCCCGCATATACGGCACCGTCGACCGGCCCATCGTCGACCGCCTGAGCCGCCTGCTGAAACGCGACCTGACCCCTTCGGTGCGATCCCGGCTCCTGACGGCGTACGTGGACGAACTGGCCGGCGAGGACGACCCCACCGTTCTGCAGGCAGCGCACGAGGCACTCGACCTCGCCCGCGGGCCCCGGCTGCGGGCCGCCGCCCTCCAGAGCCTGGCCCGAATCCACGGCGACGCCGACCTCTGCCGAGAACTCGTCGCGATCGGCACCGAACACGACCTGCCCGTCTACCGCGTCACCGGGCTGATCAACCACGCCGCCGTCGCCGCCGCCGCCAACGACCCGGTGACCATGCGCCAGGCGGCCACCGAAGCCCTGGACCTCGCCCGCACCTACCGCATGCCCGAGGCGATCGCCGTCGCCGAGATCACCCTGGCGACCCTGGCACTCGTCGAAGGCCGATTCGCCGACGCCGAACTCCTCTACATCAAGGCCGACGAGGGCATGCGCCGCGCCGGATCAGTACACGCCACAGGCATCCTCCAACTCACCCTGGCCACGATCTGGCTGAACGACGGCACGCTCGGTGCACACCTGGACGACGTACGCGCCCTCCACACCGCACTCGGCCCCATGACCTCCGACCTGCTCGCGCTCGCCCTCCACGCCAACGGCCTGGACGCCGAAGCCCGCCAGGTCCGCGCGTCACCCAGCCCGATCCGCCCCGACTTCTTCTTCACCTTCCTCACAACATTGCGCGCGATGGCCATCGTCGCCCTGAACGACCGCGACGCCGCCGAGGAGATCTACGCCACGCTGCTTCCGCACCGCAACAGCCCCCCGGCGGGCGCCGCGAGCCTGGCGGTGGCGCTGCGCCCGGTCGCCCACACCCTCGGCGAGCTGGCCCTCCTCCTAGGCCGCACCGAGGCCGCCGCCCACTTCACCCAGGCCGCCACCATCGCCGACCAGTGGAACGCACCCCACTGGGCCGCCGAGGCCCGGTCGCGAACGACCACCTAG
- a CDS encoding hemerythrin domain-containing protein, whose translation MSVNTQDMEIVHRAFRRESRLLVELVAAVAPGDIARAKVIAGHFRDYRLGLKNHHEGEDELLWPPLLSRVDLEADIVLRMEAQHERVAATLTRLEAAVPAWEAAAGAEERDTLVAALADHRAVLLEHLDDEEATLLPLAAEHITEKEWASLGEHLVANTPKFTLLTLFGLVLEDANPAERATLLSVLPTPVRGIWHVIGRPRYARHISRVRAA comes from the coding sequence ATGAGCGTCAACACCCAGGACATGGAGATCGTCCACCGCGCCTTCCGTCGCGAGTCACGGCTGCTGGTGGAGCTCGTGGCGGCTGTCGCCCCGGGTGACATCGCTCGCGCCAAGGTGATCGCCGGCCACTTCCGCGACTACCGGCTGGGGCTGAAGAACCATCACGAGGGCGAGGACGAGCTGCTGTGGCCGCCGTTGCTGTCCCGGGTGGATCTGGAGGCCGACATCGTGCTGCGTATGGAGGCCCAGCACGAGCGTGTCGCGGCCACGCTGACCAGGCTGGAGGCCGCGGTCCCGGCGTGGGAGGCCGCGGCCGGGGCGGAGGAGCGCGACACGCTCGTGGCCGCCCTCGCCGACCACCGGGCCGTGCTTCTCGAGCACCTCGACGATGAGGAGGCCACTCTCCTGCCGCTCGCGGCCGAGCACATCACCGAAAAGGAGTGGGCTTCCCTGGGCGAGCACCTGGTGGCCAACACGCCCAAGTTCACCCTGCTCACCCTTTTCGGCCTCGTGCTGGAGGATGCGAACCCGGCCGAGCGCGCCACGCTCCTGTCCGTCCTTCCCACTCCGGTACGCGGTATCTGGCACGTCATCGGCCGCCCTCGCTATGCCCGCCACATCAGCCGCGTCCGCGCCGCCTGA
- a CDS encoding DUF4267 domain-containing protein — MSLKKINTVLAVAFILFILWFGMDFIVSPETTAPGFGLPSWPSGDGGGFLIVKGIRDVVLALVLGILLVTGHRRALGWVLLVEALAAYGDMTTVLAHHGSVATAFGVHALTATLMVVNGLLLMRETRKVAAAPATPAPQPA; from the coding sequence ATGTCACTGAAGAAGATCAACACTGTGCTGGCCGTCGCCTTCATCCTCTTCATCCTCTGGTTCGGGATGGATTTCATCGTGAGCCCGGAGACGACGGCGCCGGGGTTCGGCCTGCCGAGCTGGCCGTCCGGTGACGGCGGCGGCTTCCTGATCGTCAAGGGAATCCGTGATGTCGTCTTGGCCCTGGTCCTGGGGATCCTGCTGGTGACGGGCCACCGCCGGGCGCTGGGCTGGGTGCTGCTGGTGGAGGCCCTTGCCGCGTACGGTGACATGACGACCGTGCTGGCCCACCACGGCTCCGTGGCCACCGCGTTCGGCGTCCACGCCCTGACCGCGACGCTGATGGTGGTCAACGGCCTGCTGCTGATGCGCGAGACCCGCAAGGTCGCGGCCGCTCCGGCGACGCCTGCCCCGCAGCCCGCCTGA
- a CDS encoding sensor histidine kinase — protein sequence MIRRIRPGHWLALDRLAAIGYAFVAFLLLADEVGGPERFAVVPLGVIASALPIALRRQRPVVAFGIALAGLVAAELVERETIILGMLSVAYVLYAVAVLCRPRTAFLALGMALAAAVATGIPGFPRIGGAPVISVLLFTTVWTVGYAVGMHRRHLGELLRNQARLAKQSVTDERMRIARELHDVIAHGMSVVTVQAGFGALVIDDRPQEARAALTAIETTGRQSLAEMRRLLGVLREEDRSEGPDLAPAPGLADLDRLLEQIAGAGVRVELTTTGPPRALLPGIDLSAYRIVQEALTNVVKHAATGSARVTLHYGPDELSIEVADDGLGCRKAGGPSPGHGLVGMRERAHLYGGAFHAAGLPEGGFRVTATLPVPSTEHPA from the coding sequence ATGATCAGGCGAATCCGGCCGGGGCACTGGCTGGCGCTGGATCGGCTCGCCGCGATCGGCTACGCGTTCGTCGCCTTCCTGCTGCTGGCCGACGAGGTCGGTGGACCCGAGAGGTTCGCGGTCGTTCCCCTGGGTGTGATCGCCTCGGCGCTGCCGATCGCGCTGCGCCGTCAGCGGCCGGTCGTCGCGTTCGGGATCGCCCTGGCCGGGCTGGTCGCGGCGGAGCTGGTCGAGCGCGAGACGATCATCTTGGGGATGCTGTCCGTGGCCTACGTCCTGTATGCGGTGGCGGTCCTCTGCCGCCCGCGCACCGCCTTCCTCGCGCTCGGGATGGCGCTGGCCGCCGCCGTGGCGACCGGAATTCCCGGCTTTCCCCGCATCGGCGGGGCCCCGGTGATCTCCGTACTGCTCTTCACCACGGTCTGGACCGTCGGCTACGCCGTGGGCATGCATCGCCGCCACCTCGGGGAGTTGCTGCGCAACCAGGCCAGGCTGGCCAAGCAGAGTGTGACCGACGAGCGGATGCGCATCGCCCGCGAGCTGCACGACGTCATCGCGCACGGCATGAGCGTGGTCACCGTACAAGCGGGATTCGGCGCCCTGGTGATCGACGACAGGCCGCAGGAAGCGCGGGCCGCGCTCACGGCCATCGAGACCACGGGACGCCAGAGCCTGGCCGAGATGCGGAGGCTGCTTGGCGTGCTCCGCGAGGAGGACCGGAGCGAAGGGCCCGATCTCGCGCCCGCGCCCGGGCTGGCCGACCTCGACCGGCTCCTGGAGCAGATCGCCGGGGCGGGGGTGCGGGTGGAGCTCACCACCACCGGGCCGCCTCGCGCACTGCTTCCCGGGATCGACCTTTCGGCGTACCGGATCGTGCAGGAGGCGCTGACCAACGTGGTGAAGCACGCCGCCACCGGCTCCGCCAGGGTGACCCTGCACTACGGCCCGGACGAGCTGTCCATCGAGGTCGCCGACGACGGCCTCGGCTGCCGGAAGGCCGGCGGGCCGTCCCCCGGACACGGCCTGGTCGGCATGCGTGAGCGCGCGCACCTGTACGGCGGCGCGTTCCACGCGGCGGGCCTGCCCGAAGGCGGTTTCCGCGTCACCGCCACCCTCCCCGTCCCCTCCACGGAGCACCCGGCATGA
- a CDS encoding response regulator produces the protein MTVRVVVADDQILVRAGLCGIVNTAPDLTVVGEAGTGLEAVKVVRAQAPNVVLMDIRMPGMDGLEATRLITSSGDTKVVILTTFDLDDYVYAALRGGASGFLLKDTPARDLLTAVRVVSAGDALLSPGITRRLIKEFAGRAHPEPLEGITTREREVLALVAEGLSNGEIAERLHIGPGTAKTHVRHLLAKLDARDRVHLVIIAYRSGLVSVR, from the coding sequence ATGACCGTCCGCGTGGTGGTCGCCGACGACCAGATCCTCGTACGTGCGGGGTTGTGCGGCATCGTGAACACCGCCCCAGACCTGACCGTCGTCGGCGAGGCCGGCACCGGGCTGGAGGCCGTCAAGGTGGTCCGCGCACAGGCGCCGAACGTGGTGCTCATGGACATCCGGATGCCCGGCATGGACGGTCTGGAGGCCACCCGCCTGATCACCTCGTCCGGCGACACGAAGGTGGTCATCCTCACCACCTTCGACCTGGATGACTACGTGTACGCGGCGCTGCGCGGCGGGGCCAGCGGGTTCCTGCTCAAGGACACTCCCGCCAGGGACCTGCTGACGGCGGTCCGGGTCGTCTCGGCGGGCGACGCGCTGCTCTCCCCAGGCATCACACGGCGGCTGATCAAGGAGTTCGCGGGTCGCGCTCACCCTGAGCCACTGGAGGGCATCACCACGCGCGAGCGAGAGGTGCTCGCGCTGGTCGCCGAGGGCCTGTCCAACGGTGAGATCGCCGAGCGGCTGCACATCGGGCCGGGTACGGCCAAGACCCACGTCAGGCACCTGCTGGCCAAGCTGGACGCCCGCGACCGCGTGCACCTGGTGATCATCGCCTACCGCAGCGGGCTGGTCTCCGTCCGCTGA
- a CDS encoding alpha/beta hydrolase family protein: MISPRVVCAAALLAAALLAVPTAAQAKTQLKTQALAQARPQAAAPPQLTLPAPTGPCPLGTVSLHLVDRSRKDPFAGAGHDRELMISLTYPARKVAAYPVAPWLPPKAAAQYLRQEGLPPGAVLLPQTHGHEGAPADRREGRLPVVLYSPGNDSFRSANTVVVEELASRGYVVATIDHTYDGLVEFPDGRVVPPAPDGGKTGRVIYEQRIADTRFVLDQLAVVNRGGNPDAEHRKLPKGLRGLLDLDRVGMFGYSAGGPTVASAMVEDRRIKAGLAMDGPVAGPVVTAGLDRPYMLMTATKAVRDRIPDLATFWSNLKGWKLNIRTEGVEHVSYGDLEMIAPQVASLLKWTPAQLAEQIGTLAPERGEAVQRAYPLAFFERNLRGRGHLLDGPSPRFPEVTFIP; encoded by the coding sequence GTGATCTCCCCGCGAGTGGTGTGCGCCGCCGCCCTGCTGGCCGCCGCCCTGCTGGCCGTACCGACCGCCGCCCAGGCCAAGACACAGCTCAAGACACAGGCCCTGGCACAGGCCCGGCCCCAGGCCGCCGCCCCGCCCCAGCTGACCCTTCCGGCGCCGACGGGCCCCTGCCCGCTCGGCACGGTGTCCCTGCATCTGGTCGACCGGTCAAGGAAGGACCCGTTCGCGGGCGCTGGCCACGACCGCGAGCTGATGATCAGCCTGACCTATCCGGCCAGGAAGGTCGCCGCGTACCCGGTCGCACCCTGGCTGCCGCCCAAGGCAGCGGCCCAGTACCTGCGCCAGGAGGGCCTGCCTCCGGGAGCCGTCCTGCTGCCGCAGACCCACGGGCACGAGGGCGCCCCCGCCGACCGGCGCGAGGGCCGGTTGCCCGTCGTGCTGTACTCCCCGGGCAACGACTCCTTCCGGTCGGCCAACACCGTGGTGGTCGAGGAACTGGCCAGCCGGGGATACGTGGTGGCCACCATCGACCACACCTATGACGGCCTGGTGGAGTTCCCCGACGGCCGAGTGGTGCCCCCCGCTCCCGACGGGGGAAAAACCGGCCGGGTGATCTACGAGCAGCGCATCGCCGACACCCGCTTCGTCCTGGACCAACTCGCGGTAGTGAACCGCGGCGGCAACCCCGACGCCGAGCACCGCAAGCTCCCCAAGGGACTGCGCGGGCTGCTCGACCTGGACCGGGTCGGCATGTTCGGCTACTCGGCCGGCGGGCCAACGGTCGCGTCCGCCATGGTCGAGGACAGGCGGATCAAGGCTGGGCTCGCCATGGACGGCCCGGTGGCGGGCCCGGTCGTCACCGCGGGGCTGGACCGGCCGTACATGCTGATGACCGCCACCAAGGCCGTCCGCGACCGGATCCCCGACCTGGCCACGTTCTGGTCGAATCTGAAGGGCTGGAAGCTCAACATCAGGACTGAAGGGGTCGAGCACGTCTCCTACGGCGACCTGGAGATGATCGCCCCGCAGGTGGCGTCACTGCTGAAGTGGACGCCCGCACAGCTCGCCGAGCAGATCGGCACGCTCGCCCCCGAGCGCGGCGAGGCCGTCCAGCGGGCCTACCCGCTGGCCTTCTTCGAGCGGAACCTGCGCGGCAGGGGTCACCTGCTGGACGGCCCGTCGCCGAGATTCCCCGAGGTCACCTTCATTCCCTAG
- a CDS encoding WD40 repeat domain-containing protein, which yields MESVAFSPKGNTLATSDQDGAVRLWDVEIRLTPASGWARPSCSTMTGSSVSPSLIRQVAR from the coding sequence GTGGAGTCGGTGGCGTTCAGCCCCAAGGGAAACACCCTCGCCACCAGCGACCAAGACGGCGCCGTGCGATTGTGGGATGTCGAGATCCGGCTCACGCCCGCGAGCGGGTGGGCGCGGCCGAGCTGCTCGACGATGACCGGATCCAGCGTGTCGCCCTCCCTGATCCGCCAGGTTGCCAGATAG
- a CDS encoding RNA polymerase sigma factor, with product MTHRDRFEAVYDAYYPAIHQYAARRTGSPDDTADVISETFLTAWRRIGDVPEGEEALLWLYGVARRVLANQQRGESRRAVLTERLRAELAADRPVRPVDLDHVRAAFDGLPERDREVLALACWEGLTSQRIAKVLGCTAIAARTRLHRARKRMAAALARQASLTIAMGEA from the coding sequence GTGACACACCGAGATCGCTTCGAAGCGGTCTATGACGCGTACTACCCGGCGATACACCAGTACGCCGCACGCCGTACCGGTTCGCCCGACGACACGGCCGATGTCATCTCCGAGACGTTCCTCACCGCCTGGCGGCGCATCGGCGACGTGCCTGAGGGTGAGGAGGCGCTGCTGTGGCTGTACGGGGTGGCCCGCCGCGTACTGGCCAACCAGCAGCGCGGCGAATCTCGCAGGGCCGTGCTCACTGAGCGGCTACGTGCGGAACTGGCAGCCGACCGGCCGGTCAGGCCGGTCGATCTGGACCATGTTCGCGCCGCCTTCGACGGGTTACCCGAACGCGACCGCGAGGTTTTGGCACTGGCCTGCTGGGAGGGTCTGACCAGCCAGCGGATCGCCAAAGTTTTGGGTTGTACGGCTATTGCCGCCCGGACCCGGCTGCATCGGGCGCGCAAACGGATGGCGGCGGCGCTGGCGCGGCAGGCGTCCTTGACGATCGCGATGGGGGAAGCATGA
- a CDS encoding CU044_5270 family protein, with protein MSDIDNLVRAIDPAPHAPDQGPGARELRAAIMATQARPHRAVRRLPWRAGAIGLAAAAAATAVFLGQVTLTASPSPTVTPGGTVLSGTSILLAAAAKAQAAPEGAYWHLKQLYVGSAGPYGQNGNTYRLETSYLSETWVAKDGRGWIGRRQLAARPLDVEAWRRDGSPTEWEMGKDGGVYSTSPGEGTLTRLKGEQKLYWSAMPLTLKEIEALPADPEALKKRAAEAIRSDQDFAGSVEDGLPPTLASLLYELPASPQVRSAAYQALATLPAVRVEGRTTDPQGRPGVSVTFPIQQGRPTQGRLIIDPDTSKVLTFEVTGGMPEVKNRVNMVLESGWTNTRPSPPSAE; from the coding sequence ATGAGCGACATCGACAACCTGGTAAGGGCCATCGACCCGGCACCACACGCGCCGGATCAGGGGCCCGGCGCGCGCGAACTGCGTGCGGCGATCATGGCGACCCAGGCGCGGCCGCACCGAGCGGTCCGGCGTCTGCCGTGGCGGGCCGGTGCCATCGGGCTCGCAGCGGCCGCGGCCGCGACGGCGGTCTTCCTTGGCCAGGTCACCCTCACCGCATCGCCCTCTCCCACGGTCACACCCGGCGGCACCGTCCTGTCGGGCACGTCGATCCTGCTGGCCGCCGCTGCCAAGGCCCAAGCCGCCCCAGAAGGCGCCTACTGGCATCTCAAGCAGCTGTACGTGGGCTCGGCGGGACCTTACGGCCAGAACGGCAACACCTACCGTCTGGAAACCTCGTACCTCTCGGAGACGTGGGTGGCCAAGGATGGCCGAGGCTGGATCGGCCGCAGGCAGCTGGCCGCACGCCCTCTGGATGTGGAGGCATGGCGCCGGGACGGCTCGCCGACCGAATGGGAGATGGGGAAGGACGGCGGCGTCTACTCCACCTCGCCCGGCGAGGGCACGCTCACCCGGCTCAAGGGGGAACAGAAGCTCTACTGGAGTGCCATGCCCCTGACCCTGAAGGAGATCGAGGCGCTGCCCGCCGACCCCGAAGCGCTGAAGAAGCGGGCCGCTGAGGCCATCCGTAGCGATCAGGATTTCGCCGGTTCGGTGGAGGACGGCCTGCCGCCCACCTTGGCATCACTCCTGTACGAGCTGCCCGCCTCCCCACAGGTGCGCAGCGCCGCCTACCAGGCGCTGGCGACGCTGCCCGCAGTGCGGGTCGAAGGCCGGACCACCGATCCGCAGGGGCGGCCGGGCGTCTCCGTGACCTTCCCAATCCAGCAGGGCCGGCCCACCCAGGGCAGACTGATCATCGACCCCGACACCTCCAAAGTGCTGACCTTCGAAGTCACCGGCGGCATGCCAGAGGTGAAAAACCGGGTCAACATGGTGCTGGAGTCCGGCTGGACCAACACCCGGCCATCCCCGCCCTCCGCCGAGTGA